One Rhea pennata isolate bPtePen1 chromosome 3, bPtePen1.pri, whole genome shotgun sequence DNA segment encodes these proteins:
- the MFSD4B gene encoding sodium-dependent glucose transporter 1, producing MAGAERKKHVRFAGPGEAGADAGPGPAAAPPPPRLPGASRAEVAVVGGSWRSGRGGDGAALRWCISGALCAAFLGLGMSIAVLGPTFQNLADNVNKNVSDIYYIFVGRSLGYLGGSVLGGVLFDCMNAHLLLALSMFGTTIGLYGIPWCKKSLLLTVLMSVIGGSMGILDTGGNILALNTWGTEAGPHMQALHFSFAVGAFVAPILAKMALGGSISEALAVDEKTNQSVLKSVPTASTTSALKQHLGEDFLWSYVVIGTCILFVSFFFFILYSRSSSARDKSKASLQKRVTAKYHYALIFLLFIFFFCYVGAEVTYGSYIFTYAKVFAEMKENEAAALNSVFWGAFAACRGVAVCCAACLYPGTLIVLSIVGSAVSSSCLAFFAKHPVSLWAGTAVYGASMAAIFPSGISWIEQYTVIQGKSASLFVVGAALGEMCIPAVVGYLQGKFHHIPVIMYTALGTSAMTVILFPVMYKLANSPGESDLKEMSESEDRKALLSNSGLNEDEEDEEDAGEWNEADFEVIEMNDTLRNSVIETSRKIPGDSPAKVSFQPHSDDVLAGSSVVAGSSPGIKNVNVDREKND from the exons ATGGCCGGCGCCGAGCGGAAGAAGCACGTTCGGTTCGCCGGCCCGGGGGAGGCGGGCGCTGACGCGGGGCctgggccggcggcggcgccgccgccgccgcgcctcccCGGCGCGTCGCGCGCGGAGGTGGCCGTGGTGGGCGGCAGCTGGCGCAGCGGTCGCGGCGGGGACGGAGCAGCGCTGCGGTGGTGCATCTCCGGGGCGCTGTGCGCCGCCTTCCTGGGGCTG ggtATGAGTATTGCCGTCCTAGGACCTACCTTTCAAAATTTGGCTGACAACGtgaataaaaatgtcagtgatatttactatatttttgtGGGTCGCTCGCTGGGCTACCTTGGCGGGTCAGTGCTCGGAGGGGTTCTCTTTGACTGCATGAACGCGCATCTTCTCTTAG caTTGTCCATGTTTGGAACAACGATAGGTCTTTATGGCATACCTTGGTGTAAGAAATCTCTGTTGTTAACTGTCCTGATGTCAGTTATTGGAGGTTCCATGGGAATCCTAGACACCG GTGGCAATATACTTGCACTGAATACATGGGGAACAGAAGCTGGACCGCATATGCAGGCCTTACACTTCAGTTTTGCAGTAGGTGCGTTTGTGGCTCCAATTCTGGCTAAAATGGCATTAGGAGGCTCCATATCTGAAGCCCTTGCAGTAGATGAAAAGACAAACCAGTCTGTCTTGAAGTCTGTGCCAACAGCATCAACTACATCAGCACTGAAACAGCATCTCGGTGAGGATTTTTTGTGGTCCTATGTTGTTATAGGGACGTgtattctgtttgtttctttcttcttttttattttgtattcaagGAGCAGCTCAGCTCGAGACAAATCAAAGGCTTCTTTGCAGAAACGTGTAACTGCCAAATACCACTATGcccttatttttctccttttcatatTCTTCTTCTGCTATGTGGGTGCAGAAGTCACTTACGGCTCTTACATATTTACTTATGCAAAGGTCTTTGCTGagatgaaggaaaatgaagcGGCTGCTTTGAATTCGGTCTTCTGGGGCGCATTTGCTGCTTGCAGAGGAGTGGCAGTATGTTGTGCTGCTTGCTTATACCCTGGTACTCTGATCGTGTTGAGTATCGTGGGCTCTGCCGTCTCCTCTTCATGCTTGGCATTCTTTGCAAAACACCCAGTTTCGCTCTGGGCTGGAACTGCTGTATATGGAGCTTCAATGGCTGCCATCTTTCCCAGTGGCATTTCCTGGATAGAACAGTACACTGTTATACAGGGAAAATCTGCTTCTTTATTTGTGGTCGGTGCTGCTCTGGGTGAGATGTGTATTCCTGCGGTGGTTGGGTATCTTCAAGGAAAGTTTCACCATATTCCTGTCATCATGTATACTGCACTGGGAACTTCTGCAATGACAGTTATACTGTTCCCTGTGATGTACAAATTAGCCAACTCTCCTGGTGAGAGCgatttgaaagaaatgagtGAGAGTGAAGACCGGAAAGCTTTGTTGTCAAACTCTGGACTTAATGAAGATGAAGAGGATGAGGAGGATGCAGGTGAATGGAATGAAGCAGACTTTGAGGTAATAGAAATGAATGATACACTGAGAAACTCTGTGATAGAGACTTCCCGTAAGATACCAGGGGACTCTCCAGCGAAAGTCTCTTTCCAACCACATTCAGATGATGTATTGGCAGGTTCTTCAGTGGTGGCTGGTAGCTCCCCTGGGataaaaaatgtgaatgttgACCGTGAGAAGAATGACTGa